GTGGAACAGGCACAGGTAATCGTGAACTTTAACAATGGTGGGTCGGGTGATCAGTTTAAGGTCAATACCGTCTATAAGCTCCTGGAACAGGGTGTTCACCAGAGCCTCCAGCCTGAAGGTCAGACCCAGGGCGTCGAACTTGGCTTCATGGTAGCTGCCATACATGGATGGGATGTCCACGGCAATATGGCGCTTGTAATAAATATCCTCCCGGACCTCGTAAATCGTTGGCGAGAGGATTATCTCCTTCAAGATCTGGAGATAATCCAGGATGCCGACCAGTTTTTTGCGGGGCTCTGACTGGGCCAGCGCGGCTTTAAGCTTTTCTAGTTTAGGGAAGATGCCGGCTGGTGCGTGGTTCAGATAATTGTCCAGGTCGAGCATATCGGTATGGTATTTCTGGTACAGCCTCTGATAAAGGGCGTGGGCTAACTGAAGTCTCTGGCGATCCTGCTTGGTCACCCCCTGCTGACGGGGAGCCATAAATTCGGCCAGCTCTTTCTCAGGTAGAGAGAGGAGGTCGCTCGTTTGGCCTATCGTCCCGGTCTCGAACAGTTGAGTCATGAGCCGGTGAAGTCCGTCCACATTGATTCCCTTTGTGGTCACCTGGTTATAAATGTTGGGCGGGAGCAGATTTTGTAAAGGCCTTTTATCTCTGGTACGCCAGAATTCGAAAATGGCTTCCATTAAAACCACGGTCTGAAGGCTACTCTCCACATGAGACTGCTTGCGCAGGAAGTGGATCAGAGGATCGCGGCGGTGGATCAGATCATCAATCTGGGTTGAGATATCCCGCAGCTGCCCTTCGGCCCCGATTTCGTTGAAGTAAGCAGGAAAAAGCCGGCAGAGCTGTTTGACCAGGTTGTAGACCGGCTTGACATCGCTGTTTAAAAGGTCGGTGATGTCACGTGGGAAGAGGTCGGTGTCCTTGATGAAAACTCCATCCAGGGCCAGGAAGATGAGCAGCGAGCTTAATAATTTTTGAGAATGGGCCGGGTTCTGCTCAATGAGCTTGAGCCAGACGCGAATGTTCTGGATATGGGTGGCATTGGACCGGATCTGCCAATCGTCGCCCACTCCCTTAAGGTCCGGGGTCTGAAAGCCCAGATCAACCACAGAGGAAATGAAATGCTCCACCAGCTCGCTCTCATCGGTTTTGTAAACCGCCTTTCCCATGTTGAGCACGGAATTTAAGGCAGTGCGGGGATACTTCCTGGTACTGCGCTCCAGGATGTGGAAGGTATTGTCAATCAGGGACCTGGCTTTATCCACATCCTCATGGCCGATCAGCCGGGACAGGGTTCGGTTGATTTCGCGCAGGGTGCGCTCGTGGATGGACGACAGACCGGAAATGTTCATGTTATGGAAGAGAAAAAGGAGCATCCAGTGCTTTCCCTGATCAGATGAATCTCCGGCTCTGGCCAGCTTCTGAGGCAGCTTGTCATAATGGGTTATGATTTCCCTGTAACCGGGCAGGCTGGTTAAACGGGTCAGAACCTCTAAGGAGCCGTTATTCTGAGCCAGCTCAATGTCACCCAGCTTCTGTTTGTAACTCTTGAGGCGATCATGCGATATCGAGGCAAATAGGGCGGCCAGTTCCTTGGACCTGATCTCAGGTCCGGTCTCGGCCTCGAACCAGACCTGGGGGTCGGACTCGCTGAGCCAGTAGTCATAAGTGCGGCTGAGACAGCGGTGAAGCAGCATGATGATGGACTGAAAATCGGCCTCAGGCGAAGCAGCTTGACCCAAATTTTCAGCCAGGCGGCTCAAAGAATAAAAGCTTTGCACGACCAGGCGAAAGGTCTCTTCAGGCAGGTCTTTTAAGCGCTCGAAACTGCTGTTCAATAAGTCCAGGAAGCGGTTCAGGTCTGAGTCGGACTCGTTGACGATCTGCTGAAGGTAGATCAGAAGGTTGTCCACTGCGTCCGCCTCTACTTCCTCATTTTTAGAGCCGGTCAGTGCGTCGAAAAAGATGTCAACGAACAGTCCGGCCCCTTCCGGTCCCTTGGGATGGCCCTTAAAGAGGTGGAAGTTATTCAAAGCGAAGCGCCGTGTGTTATCAATGATGAACTCCCAGTTCTTGAGGGGATGGCAGATTTCCTTGATAAGAACGTTCAGCTCCTCAAGCAGTCCCGCATAGTTGGACGTGATTTCCTGAAGGGTTTTATACTTCGGGTCCAGGGTGACCTTAACCCGGCTGGTTTGGATATTGACTTCCAGGGCCTTGGACTGCGGCATGTGAGCCCCCTTTAATCGTTATGGCTGCATTTCATGCACGTTTCCTTGATATATTTAATCAGGTTGAGTGTTATTATGTCAAGTCGGTAGCCTGGTGACTCAAAAGCGCTACATACCACACCAGCCGCAAGGCCCAGCCTTCCTACAGGTCCAACTTTCTGTAATTCCTAAAAAAATTTGATGTTTTTCTTTTAAATTTGATATAGTCTCGACTGTATTCAGCAACGTTTAAAAACCGTCCTGCAAAAACAGTGAGATGCATCGGAATAATCATGGTCAAGATGTTAAAGCAGGAAAGAAAAAAAGACGGCGTAACTATCTTATTTAATAGCATATTTCGCCCCGTGCAAAAGACGCGCGCCAAAAGCTTCAAAATCTGTAAACAACTCCTTACGGGTCAGACCGGGTTTGAGATCGGCGGGCCGAGCCATATCTTTACTAAGAACGGCCTGCTCCCAATCTATCCCATCTGCGGTTGCCTCGATAACTGCAATTTCAGCCAGACGACCATCTGGGAAGGGACCATTCGCGAAGGGCGGAACTTTCATTATCATAAGAAACGCCCGCCCGGGTATCAGTATATACGTGACGCTATAAAGCTGGACGGATTTGATTC
Above is a window of Deltaproteobacteria bacterium DNA encoding:
- a CDS encoding pyruvate, phosphate dikinase, whose amino-acid sequence is MPQSKALEVNIQTSRVKVTLDPKYKTLQEITSNYAGLLEELNVLIKEICHPLKNWEFIIDNTRRFALNNFHLFKGHPKGPEGAGLFVDIFFDALTGSKNEEVEADAVDNLLIYLQQIVNESDSDLNRFLDLLNSSFERLKDLPEETFRLVVQSFYSLSRLAENLGQAASPEADFQSIIMLLHRCLSRTYDYWLSESDPQVWFEAETGPEIRSKELAALFASISHDRLKSYKQKLGDIELAQNNGSLEVLTRLTSLPGYREIITHYDKLPQKLARAGDSSDQGKHWMLLFLFHNMNISGLSSIHERTLREINRTLSRLIGHEDVDKARSLIDNTFHILERSTRKYPRTALNSVLNMGKAVYKTDESELVEHFISSVVDLGFQTPDLKGVGDDWQIRSNATHIQNIRVWLKLIEQNPAHSQKLLSSLLIFLALDGVFIKDTDLFPRDITDLLNSDVKPVYNLVKQLCRLFPAYFNEIGAEGQLRDISTQIDDLIHRRDPLIHFLRKQSHVESSLQTVVLMEAIFEFWRTRDKRPLQNLLPPNIYNQVTTKGINVDGLHRLMTQLFETGTIGQTSDLLSLPEKELAEFMAPRQQGVTKQDRQRLQLAHALYQRLYQKYHTDMLDLDNYLNHAPAGIFPKLEKLKAALAQSEPRKKLVGILDYLQILKEIILSPTIYEVREDIYYKRHIAVDIPSMYGSYHEAKFDALGLTFRLEALVNTLFQELIDGIDLKLITRPTIVKVHDYLCLFHQALRLDGIKSREVERQLDLLTHALDIRGFSFTQYLDIFRGFSQVINNIVSDHFNKVHYNQLVRILAQTSVSQLLPKYLPAEGSINPEDLTHRVSEIFLRDRIATSLGLQQLDQFVSRIYNTFFHQDHELPRAALPQLLNYDPAKAVTPLEPAKPEISDIIHLGVKGFNLIKLISLGLPVPRGFIITTEVFRCREVIDSYTPARKQFRAMVIRQLTRLERQVGRKFGDPRNPLLLSVRSGSSISLPGMMNTSLNVGINEEIVEGMAAGGGNRKWFAWDCYRRYIQSYGMAHGLKRDDFDAIIDEFKQKFSLPYKREFSGDQMKKTTLAYKEFVSSHGLTIVQKNREQLFQAIKAVFDSWNSPRAQTYRNIMGISSDWGTAVIIQAMVFGNLSQEAGSGVFFTHNPRWAEDKLMLWGDFTPGNQGEDIVSGLVETLPLNQRQAEIENRPATLTLETQFPKIYKGLQEQAKNLIYTWGYSPQEIEFTFEGPATENLFFLQTRDMVLREQRETFGIDLSRIPSNHFLGRGIGVSGGGMSGRIVFNLEEIQKWRNEEPDTPLILIRGDTVPDDIREIYETDGLLTARGGSTSHAAIVAHQLKKTCIVGCDELICDENASTCSLGDGVLKSGEWISIDGLSGSIYKGKIIEDMKRKERSKN